A segment of the Echinicola strongylocentroti genome:
ACACTGGGCGGAGCGATTTCAGGGAAACGTTCTACCGGCAGCAGCGAAATACTACCTGCTCCAGCAAGTATGAGAAGAATGGAAATAACCAATGCCAGAACAGGCCGGTTGATAATATTTTTGATCATGCGATTTAGTCTTTATCCAACGAGAGATGAAAGGGAGGTGTATGTCGGGCAGGTCAGGGTGTATGGTTTCCTGTTCCAACCCGTATTTGACAGTTGCCCACCATCCACGTCTTTGGTGAAAATTTTTAAATGATCTGTGTAATCCGTAGTGGGTTTACTCATCAGAGGAAAGCAACTGCCCTTTTTCGAGCGGCTTTACCTTTACACCATCGGTGAGTTTGTCCAGCCCTGAAGTGACAATGCGGTCATCACTTGAAAGACTGGTATCGCTAACAATGTACTTTTTACCTGATCTGCCTTCGATCTTAATTTCCTTTCTATTGACCGTATTATCATCATTCAAGGTGTAGACAAATTTCTTGTCATGTATCGATGCGGTAGCTCCTTGAGGGATCAATATTGCCTCTGGATAAATCTGTTCCATTAGGACTTTTCCAGTATTACCTGACCTTAAAAGCGTGTCAGGGTTAGTGAACCGAGCCCTGAGCGCTATGGAGCCAGTGGAACGGTTGATCTGCCCTGAATTGGCATCGATGGTACCTACTTTGTCATAAATGCTGCCGTCAGCCAAGATGAGCTTTACATGTGGATTCAGTTTTTTGGACGTTGAATCCTTTTTCATCCTTTCGTAATACAAATAATCAGATTCGCTCATTGAAAAGTAAACATATACTTCATGCACATTAGAGAGGGTGGTCAGTGGCTCTGAGTCGGTCTTTTTTACGACGTTACCAATGGACCGCGGTATCCTTCCCATAAAACCGTTTACTGGGGCTTTTATAGTAGTGAATTCTAGGTTGATGCGCATATTGGCTGCCATGGCCTCGGCCTGCTCCAGCGCTGACTTGGCTACTTCATAATCGGCCAATGTGGTTTGCATTCTCACATCTGAGATGACCTCATTATCGATCAGCGGTTGAAGTCGTTCAATTTCAGTTTTCGCTTTTCGAAGTTTTGCCTTTTCCAATTCTACATTGGCCTGTGCAT
Coding sequences within it:
- a CDS encoding efflux RND transporter periplasmic adaptor subunit, which encodes MLLQAMSFKHFPLPIILLTGLMIFGCKEEEKVDEGLPLPVMTLKEEKAARSYQYLGSIEGVENVEIRAQVDGILEKIYVDEGDFVEKGQPLFKINSQPYMEDLKNAQANVELEKAKLRKAKTEIERLQPLIDNEVISDVRMQTTLADYEVAKSALEQAEAMAANMRINLEFTTIKAPVNGFMGRIPRSIGNVVKKTDSEPLTTLSNVHEVYVYFSMSESDYLYYERMKKDSTSKKLNPHVKLILADGSIYDKVGTIDANSGQINRSTGSIALRARFTNPDTLLRSGNTGKVLMEQIYPEAILIPQGATASIHDKKFVYTLNDDNTVNRKEIKIEGRSGKKYIVSDTSLSSDDRIVTSGLDKLTDGVKVKPLEKGQLLSSDE